From the genome of Nicotiana tabacum cultivar K326 chromosome 2, ASM71507v2, whole genome shotgun sequence:
gtgtcacaagaagatatgtaaatatcctggcattgattatatagagacatgttttCCTGTGGTAGATGTCGCCATTTCatgttttaatctggcaatacaagaaaaacatgatatgcgtataatgaaaatcattgaaggatttaaattgttctgaagcatattaaggtttccaataaatttattaaataaagcttcaaaaaatccttatacagattgaaacaatcagggcgcatgtggtataattgcgtgagtgagtacctgttgaaagaagggtacaaaaATGATTCAATTTgaccttgtgtctttataaaaaaatctggatctaaatttgttataattaCCGTGTATATTGataatttaaatatcattggaactcctaggaagtttcctaaagcagtagagcttCCTAAAGAAGTAGActttttaaagaaagaatttggaataaaagatcttggaaagacaaacttttgtcttggtctacaaattgagtatatgaaaaatagaatttttgtccatcaatcagcatacactaaaatgattttaaagcgattctatatggataaagcacatccatttcgacctcataaaaataatgaagagcttcttggtcccaaAGTaacatatcttagtgcaattggtgcactaatgtatctttctaacattacaaggtttgacataactttttcagttaatgtcttaacaagatatagctttGCTCCTataaggagacattggaatggaatcaaacacatattacgGTATCTAAAAGGAACTACCGATATGTGATTGttttatggcaataattgcagtcccgatcttgttggttatgtcgatgctgggtatttatatgacccacacaagactcgatctcaaacaggctatgtgtttacatatggaggcactgtcatatcttggcgatcgactaatcaatcaatcgtggctacttcatctaatcatgttgagataattgctattcatgaagcaagtcgagaatgtgtatggttgaggtctataatacaccttattcgagacaaatatggtttgaagtgtgacaaactacccacaattttgtatgaagacaatgcaacatgcatagcccaattgaagggaggattcataaaggggataggacaaagcaaattttaccaaagttatttttcacacatgatcttcaaaagagtAGTGATATCAAtatgcaacagatccgttcaagtgataatatggctgatctgttcaccaaaactctaccgacgtcaaccttcaagaaactagtgtacaagattgggatgcgaaagctcaaggatgtgaattgatgctctcatcagggggagttaatacgcgttgtactcttttttccttataaggttttgtcccactgggttttccttgcaaggtttttaacgagacaaccaaaaggcgtatttctaaacatgtgtactctttttcctttactatgatttttttttccataggattttttcctaataaggttttaacgaggcacattatctatggacatccaagggggagtgttataagaaaaatcaaactatggtggatgtctactcttcctccgtgatcttctcaaatgtttaatgacatattcaatgacatatttctatgcttaatgacatattcaatgacatatttttcttcacttttcatgcctatataaaggctttgtaatagataagaaaatacacacaattgaagaagaaaatctcttccttctctctatctccatttcttgttcatgttttactaaattatttttatttcataacaacatgtcttgttcatgttttactaaattacttttattttataacaaatccAGCTCTTTtttctataaaataaatattcacaAATATGTACTCATTGACGGAAGTGGGTTCATCTTTGACTTGATTCTTTGTTTCCATTATTCATATTCACACGATGATACAGCTGTATAAAGGTGGTGTGTGTAAATATATTGatgtattaaattaaaataataataatagtacaACACTTAAAAATAAGGGAATTAGTAGTAATTATTAAAGTGTATTCACATTTTAGCCCAAATAAGGCCCACTCTATTGTTTCTTAATCTGTCTTTTAGCCTTATTCACTTTTCTTCGTTCTCTTCACACCCAACTACACTCTCCCCACCATTTCATCTCCAAGCTTATCTTCTCTTCTCTGTACAAAGAAACTTCTAGATTTAATCTTCTCCGTCTGCTTTTTCAGCTCCGTTTCCATATCTCCGGTCGCTGGAGATTCGACCAGACAGTAATATTTGCTTACTAAAACGACGTCGTGTGCCTATTCAATTGTGGCACATCGATCTCTCAATCCTGTTTCTGTACGGAAGTTAGAAAGAATGCAGAATGCTTTGCACTTTTTAGGGTTCTTGGAGCGGTCTGCTTCCTTGATTCTAGCCTCATAGCAATGCCAAACTTGCTTTTAAGCTTCCGCTACAATCAATTTTCTCCACATTAAGCGTGAGTCTCGTGGATTAGGGTTTTGAAAGTGATACTGGTAACCTTAGCTCAGGTAATTTGCTTATCAACTCACAGATGGTAGAAAATTTTTGGTCATCTAACGAATCTACATTGCTCTATCTCCGTAAAATGCTCTAATCTGAGTATTAAATCAAGTCAATATTACGGTTTTGGGTAAGGATTTATAAAGGAAGTTGAGTAATTAGGGTTTCGCAGGGATTATTAAGCTCTTATTTTTACGCTAGTCTCTTTGCTGAGTAAGAAATACAAAGGTAAAAAAGCTgttttagagcttgtgactttgTTAACGGGTGAAAGTGCCAGCTCTGCTTGCTTTATCCATCCCCCCCAAGAATGGATCTTTTTGGTACAGTTGTTGTCACATTTCATATGCTGTACTAGATTATTCTGCTACCATCTGTGGCTTTTGAAATACTACTTTAAGTGTGAAGTTGGAGCCACGTCGAAGCACTAAAAGTAGATGACATGGTCGGCCAGGTTTTTTGTTTAAAGGCTTATTTTGGATCTGAAGACTTGTCACCATATAAGTAGAGTACTGTCGTTTGGGGGTTGACCTTGTCTTTGTGAGTTGTCGGATCTGCAGTGTGAGGGCTGAGGAAGATTGTACTGGTTGTCTGAAACTGTGAAGCATCGATGGGGCTTCTTGAAAGTCTCTCGATGCTTCTTCTTCTATTGTGGCTATGTTTCTTGCCACGTTTAGGGAGTTGTTCTTCCCTGGGAGCTGCAAGGGCATTAGATGCACTCCTCCAAGATTATGCTTATCGTGCATTTGCCCGTCCAAGGACAGGTGTTGTTTATGATGGAGATGTGCCATTGAATTTGACAGGGATTAAGGTGTCAGCCATGAGGCTCAGGAGTGGCAGTTTATGGACCAGAGGTGTTCCAACATATAAAGAGTTTCAGATACCTGTTGGGGTCGTTGAGCAACCTTATGTTGAGAGGCTTGTATTGGTCTACCAAAATTTGGGCAATTGGTCTGCAAGATATTATAGTTTACCTGGTTACATGTACTTGACTCCTGTGGTGGGTCTTCTTGCTTATGATGCATCAAACCTTTCAGCAATTTACTTGCCTGAGTTGGACATCAGGGCTTCTGGTCAGCCCATCTCAATAAGGTTTTCAGATGTCAAGCCGGCGCCTGTTGGATCATCTGCTATGTGTGTTTCATTTGATTTAAAAGGATCAGTGAATTTCAGCAGTGTATTGTCGGACAACATATGCACGACCTTTCTACCGGGGCATTTCTCTATTGTTGTCGAGTCAGTCGCTCCTTCTCCTGCTCCAGTCTC
Proteins encoded in this window:
- the LOC107809694 gene encoding uncharacterized protein LOC107809694, translated to MGLLESLSMLLLLLWLCFLPRLGSCSSLGAARALDALLQDYAYRAFARPRTGVVYDGDVPLNLTGIKVSAMRLRSGSLWTRGVPTYKEFQIPVGVVEQPYVERLVLVYQNLGNWSARYYSLPGYMYLTPVVGLLAYDASNLSAIYLPELDIRASGQPISIRFSDVKPAPVGSSAMCVSFDLKGSVNFSSVLSDNICTTFLPGHFSIVVESVAPSPAPVSPAPPGGPPKEARVPAGKGKKNKSKVGIIVGSVAGGLVLLFLLGLLIVWVGKYKRRKKMQQMERAAEVGEALHMTRIGSTKAPAATVTRTQPTLESEYVP